In one window of Kosmotoga arenicorallina S304 DNA:
- a CDS encoding carboxymuconolactone decarboxylase family protein — protein sequence MGKIEEFRKFREKMNRRILETGNISTKRFFSLDSAVYNDGALDAKTKELLGLVASMVLRCDDCVTYHILQCKELGITRAQFMEAFNVALIVGGSIVIPHFRRAVALLDELEGVD from the coding sequence ATGGGGAAGATTGAAGAGTTCAGAAAATTCAGAGAAAAAATGAACAGGAGAATTCTTGAAACCGGTAACATAAGCACCAAGCGCTTCTTTTCCCTTGATTCAGCTGTTTACAATGATGGAGCTCTTGATGCGAAGACGAAGGAGCTTCTCGGTCTTGTGGCTTCCATGGTATTGAGGTGTGATGACTGTGTGACATATCATATTTTGCAATGCAAAGAGCTGGGGATTACAAGAGCGCAATTTATGGAAGCCTTTAATGTAGCCTTAATCGTTGGCGGATCAATTGTCATCCCCCATTTTAGGCGAGCAGTAGCTCTTCTCGATGAATTGGAAGGGGTAGACTGA
- the atpB gene encoding F0F1 ATP synthase subunit A yields MKIQLTKFDKVFLSLIIVGYAIIMIYILSTGYQFPKLGEDVGQRWIYQLPFGDSLFSRINPMTIFMSWVIMIVLIAFAASIKVFEIIPGRKQSLIEMLLDYLLELTKDAVPKEEFIRPTFNIAATLFLFIFIANVISGFPGIQAVPKNGGVVFTIFEDTWYTPTSDLNTNATFAVMILFISHAFAIKAKGFGKWFKGFFEPSPIMFPMNLIGELAKPVSHSLRLFGNIMGGGLLVLIISYLTKYFLMPTFLWGFFGIFVGTIQALVFTILAIAYIGSVIE; encoded by the coding sequence GTGAAAATACAACTAACTAAATTCGATAAAGTCTTCCTCAGCTTGATCATCGTAGGATATGCAATAATCATGATTTACATATTGTCCACCGGTTATCAATTCCCGAAATTGGGTGAAGATGTTGGCCAAAGATGGATTTACCAGCTTCCCTTTGGAGATTCTCTTTTTAGCAGAATTAATCCGATGACTATTTTTATGAGCTGGGTTATAATGATAGTCCTGATTGCATTTGCGGCTTCGATAAAGGTATTTGAAATTATTCCCGGAAGAAAGCAGAGCTTAATTGAAATGCTTCTTGACTACCTGCTGGAGCTTACAAAAGATGCTGTTCCAAAAGAAGAATTCATACGACCAACCTTTAATATTGCTGCTACGCTTTTTCTGTTCATCTTCATTGCTAATGTAATAAGCGGATTTCCGGGAATTCAAGCCGTCCCTAAAAACGGTGGGGTAGTATTCACGATATTTGAAGATACCTGGTACACCCCTACTTCTGATTTAAACACAAATGCAACGTTCGCAGTAATGATATTATTTATCAGCCACGCTTTTGCAATAAAGGCTAAGGGTTTTGGAAAATGGTTTAAAGGTTTCTTTGAACCCTCTCCTATAATGTTTCCAATGAACCTTATAGGTGAGCTTGCGAAGCCAGTTTCACACTCTTTGAGGTTATTTGGCAACATTATGGGCGGTGGATTGCTTGTGTTGATTATTAGCTATCTCACCAAATATTTTTTAATGCCCACCTTTTTATGGGGATTTTTTGGAATCTTTGTAGGCACTATTCAAGCTCTTGTTTTTACGATTCTTGCAATTGCATATATTGGCTCAGTAATAGAATAA
- a CDS encoding DUF933 domain-containing protein: MEIGIFGLLMSGKSTIFSLLTGINPEEHIHKNEPLTGVAKIHDERVEKLSEIFKPKKTTYAALSFIDIPGYDTSANRKEKNRIFQFIQNVDSILAIVRAFENPTVPWPQGAEDPLKQLETIKSELLLRDLEVVENRLNRLHETEKKKKLSPDESAEKEILEKVIEILEQEKFVSTAELSGEDLKKIGSLSLFTAKPIIVVANIDEDQFSKGSYPGKEMLMKNCTENNFAYLELSGKIEQELNALSPEDRELFMEDLGIEESGIQRLSKVVYEHVGLISFLTVGEDEVRAWTVKRGATALDCAAKVHTDLAKRFIKAEVISYEHFMEAGNMSEAKNRGLLRLVGREEVVHDGDIVHIRANA, translated from the coding sequence ATGGAAATAGGTATTTTTGGCTTGCTAATGAGCGGTAAGAGTACCATTTTCTCATTGCTGACAGGTATTAACCCTGAAGAACATATCCACAAAAATGAGCCTTTGACAGGTGTTGCTAAGATTCACGATGAAAGGGTTGAAAAGCTTTCAGAAATATTCAAACCCAAAAAAACTACCTATGCCGCTCTTTCATTCATAGATATTCCTGGATACGATACCTCTGCAAACAGGAAAGAAAAAAACAGGATTTTTCAATTTATTCAGAATGTTGATTCAATACTGGCAATTGTAAGGGCGTTTGAAAATCCCACAGTTCCATGGCCACAAGGAGCAGAAGATCCTCTAAAACAGCTTGAAACAATAAAATCTGAATTATTGCTCAGGGATCTTGAAGTGGTAGAAAACAGACTTAATAGACTCCACGAGACAGAAAAAAAGAAAAAACTGTCACCGGATGAATCAGCTGAAAAAGAAATCCTCGAAAAAGTCATCGAGATTCTGGAACAGGAGAAGTTCGTAAGCACTGCAGAATTAAGCGGCGAAGATCTGAAGAAGATAGGGTCGCTTTCTTTGTTTACAGCAAAGCCTATAATTGTGGTTGCTAATATCGATGAAGACCAGTTCAGCAAAGGGAGTTACCCGGGAAAAGAGATGCTTATGAAAAACTGTACTGAAAACAATTTTGCGTATCTGGAACTCTCCGGAAAAATCGAACAGGAGTTAAATGCCCTTTCTCCGGAAGACAGAGAACTCTTCATGGAGGATCTTGGAATTGAAGAAAGCGGGATTCAGAGGCTGTCGAAGGTTGTGTATGAGCACGTCGGACTTATCTCTTTCCTCACCGTTGGTGAGGATGAAGTCCGAGCATGGACTGTGAAAAGAGGTGCGACTGCGCTGGATTGCGCCGCTAAAGTTCATACAGACCTTGCAAAACGCTTTATCAAAGCCGAAGTAATCTCATATGAGCATTTTATGGAAGCAGGAAATATGTCTGAAGCAAAAAATAGAGGCCTGTTAAGACTTGTCGGAAGGGAAGAGGTTGTGCATGACGGCGACATCGTCCATATCAGAGCAAACGCTTAA
- the polA gene encoding DNA polymerase I encodes MASRLYLFDGTAIVYRAYFAIDVSLTNSKGQPTNALFGTARMLSKFIKEKMEVGDYALFAFDRKEETHRHKMYENYKATRKAMPDALVSQLSWIPEIVEGFGVRFLSIPGLEADDIIATAATKFRDHVEEVIIVSGDKDILQLVDDKVKVLRFVSGLTDFQEFDVNKVIEVFGFPPSKLHDYLSLVGDTSDNIPGVRGIGEKTAKDLLKKYESIENIYSSIRQLSPSIRRKLIDGKQSMELSRRLVQLVTNADLELSLESLEYTGLNKNKLRDIFMAMEFSSLIKEFGLYSNAEEEKKSGEQEYKLISSPEEFEGFLKQLNECSLVSIDFETTSLDPHQAEIVGISFSFEEGKGYYLPVGHDTQQWQPDLKEVIKTLRSSLSNSGIKIVGQNLKYDYEIMIKKGIRPVEPHFDTMIGAYLLNPDSRRFNLDDLALKYLGYRTQTFEELMEKNRIVDDISKIPPEEAAHYSIEDADVALRLYRVLSKKLYETGLDRVMQEIEMKLIPVLADLELNGVYVDTERLKELSISYQEKLDRILKELFELTGESFNPNSPSQVSKVLFDKLGLKPPRRTKQGSYSTSADVLESLAEEHPAVEKLLEYRKYQKLKSTYLDALPKLVNPITGRIHTSFHQTGTGTGRLSSSNPNVQNLPIKDDAGKEIRNCVVPQKDGWKIVSADYSQIELRVLAHCSGDEQLIEAFKLEEDIHSLTASRLYGISQDSVTEEMRKVGKMVNFAIIYGISPYGLAKRLKISSKIAENMISNYFSAYPGVRKYIHETIEKAREEGYVTTLFGRRREIPHFRTRNKTRIQEGERIAVNTPIQGTAADIMKIAMINVDRLVKEEKLKGFAILQVHDELVFEVPETEVDRICDILRKGMSEGFDLKVPLKVDISIADHWA; translated from the coding sequence ATGGCCAGCAGATTATATCTATTTGACGGCACAGCTATTGTGTATAGAGCATATTTTGCAATTGATGTATCACTCACAAATTCAAAGGGTCAACCAACCAATGCCCTTTTTGGAACCGCAAGAATGCTTTCTAAATTCATAAAAGAAAAAATGGAAGTTGGTGATTATGCTCTTTTCGCTTTTGACAGAAAAGAAGAAACCCACAGACACAAAATGTACGAGAACTATAAAGCCACTCGCAAGGCAATGCCCGATGCGCTTGTATCACAACTTTCATGGATACCGGAAATAGTTGAGGGATTCGGAGTAAGATTTCTATCTATACCAGGGCTTGAGGCCGATGACATAATAGCTACAGCTGCCACAAAATTTAGAGATCATGTAGAAGAAGTGATCATCGTCTCAGGCGATAAAGATATCCTTCAACTTGTAGATGATAAAGTGAAGGTATTGCGCTTTGTTTCCGGACTTACAGACTTTCAGGAATTTGACGTGAATAAAGTTATTGAGGTTTTCGGTTTTCCCCCATCCAAATTGCATGATTACCTTTCCCTTGTTGGGGACACTTCGGATAATATTCCGGGTGTAAGAGGGATCGGTGAAAAAACAGCTAAAGACCTTCTGAAAAAGTACGAGTCCATAGAAAATATCTATTCAAGCATAAGGCAGTTATCCCCATCTATCAGGAGAAAGCTTATTGATGGCAAGCAGTCCATGGAACTTTCAAGAAGGCTAGTGCAGCTTGTTACGAATGCTGATCTTGAGCTATCACTTGAAAGCCTTGAATACACTGGTTTGAACAAAAACAAATTGCGGGATATTTTTATGGCTATGGAGTTCTCTTCTTTGATAAAAGAATTTGGCTTGTATTCAAACGCTGAAGAGGAAAAGAAGAGTGGGGAACAAGAATACAAGCTAATTTCTTCCCCTGAAGAATTCGAAGGGTTTTTGAAGCAATTGAATGAATGCTCCCTGGTATCGATTGACTTTGAGACGACTTCATTAGATCCTCACCAGGCAGAAATTGTTGGCATCTCTTTTTCCTTTGAAGAAGGAAAGGGCTATTACCTTCCTGTTGGCCACGACACCCAGCAGTGGCAACCCGACCTAAAAGAAGTAATAAAGACCCTGAGAAGTTCGCTTTCCAATTCGGGGATAAAAATCGTTGGGCAGAACCTTAAATATGATTATGAGATAATGATCAAAAAGGGTATTCGCCCTGTGGAACCACACTTTGATACCATGATAGGAGCTTATTTGCTAAACCCTGATTCCAGACGCTTTAACCTCGATGACCTTGCACTGAAATATCTGGGATATAGAACCCAAACCTTCGAAGAACTCATGGAAAAAAACAGGATAGTGGATGATATTTCAAAAATTCCTCCAGAAGAAGCGGCGCATTACTCGATTGAAGATGCGGATGTGGCTTTGAGACTATACAGAGTTCTTTCAAAAAAGCTATATGAAACAGGTCTCGACAGAGTAATGCAGGAGATAGAAATGAAGCTCATCCCGGTTCTGGCGGACCTTGAGCTTAATGGAGTTTACGTTGATACTGAAAGGTTAAAGGAGCTCTCGATAAGCTATCAGGAAAAACTTGATAGGATATTGAAAGAACTCTTTGAACTTACCGGCGAAAGTTTTAATCCCAATTCCCCTTCGCAGGTATCTAAGGTTCTTTTTGACAAACTTGGTTTAAAACCACCAAGGAGAACTAAACAGGGTTCTTATTCTACAAGCGCAGATGTGCTGGAGTCTCTGGCTGAGGAGCATCCTGCGGTTGAAAAGTTGCTTGAATACAGGAAATATCAAAAACTCAAATCCACTTATCTGGATGCATTGCCAAAACTTGTTAATCCCATCACAGGAAGAATTCATACCAGCTTTCATCAAACAGGCACAGGAACAGGACGGCTGTCCAGCAGTAATCCAAATGTCCAAAACCTCCCGATAAAGGATGATGCCGGGAAAGAAATAAGGAACTGCGTCGTTCCCCAAAAAGACGGTTGGAAAATAGTCAGCGCAGATTATTCACAAATAGAATTGCGGGTACTTGCTCATTGTAGTGGCGACGAACAGCTCATAGAAGCTTTCAAGCTTGAAGAAGATATCCACTCTCTTACGGCTTCACGCCTTTATGGTATCTCCCAGGATTCGGTCACTGAAGAAATGAGAAAAGTCGGAAAGATGGTAAATTTTGCAATCATATATGGTATTTCGCCTTATGGTCTTGCAAAAAGACTTAAGATTTCTTCTAAAATAGCCGAAAACATGATTTCAAATTATTTCAGCGCTTATCCTGGTGTGAGAAAATACATACACGAAACCATCGAAAAGGCCCGTGAAGAAGGGTATGTAACAACTCTCTTTGGTAGAAGGCGAGAAATCCCCCACTTCCGTACGAGAAACAAAACACGAATTCAGGAAGGTGAGAGGATTGCTGTCAATACACCAATTCAGGGGACAGCAGCAGACATAATGAAAATTGCCATGATTAACGTTGATAGGCTTGTTAAAGAAGAAAAGCTTAAAGGCTTCGCAATCTTGCAGGTACATGATGAACTTGTTTTTGAAGTCCCGGAAACAGAGGTTGATAGGATTTGTGATATCCTTCGAAAAGGAATGAGTGAAGGTTTCGACCTGAAAGTACCTTTGAAGGTTGACATAAGCATAGCCGACCATTGGGCATGA
- the atpA gene encoding F0F1 ATP synthase subunit alpha, whose protein sequence is MKISPSEITRIIETQIKDIDKEIDYFESGKVIQIGDGIARVYGLKGVMSSELVVFENGVYGMALNLEEDNVGIVILGEYKEIKEGDLVKRTGRIMQIPVGMELLGRVVNPLGIPLDGQDPINGKEFRPIEVKAPGVVLRKPVDTPLQTGIKAIDSMIPIGRGQRELIIGDRQTGKTAIAVDTIINQKGQDVYCIYVAIGQKSAALAKIIDKLTETGAMEYTTIVVASASDPSALAYLAPYAGAAMAEHFMYNGKDALVIYDDLSKHAAAYRELSLLLRRPPGREAYPGDVFYLHSRLLERAARLNEEHGGGSFTALPIIETLANDVSAYIPTNVISITDGQIYLDPNLFYAGNRPAINVGLSVSRVGGSAQIKAMKKIAGSLRLYLAQYRELLTFAQFATDLDQATQNQLIRGEKLTELLKQGQYTPMPVEEQIVVLYAGTKGFLDDIPTERILAFEKALLQSMRDEHPDVLLKIREGKDLTEEIEKSLAAAIEDVKKSFLS, encoded by the coding sequence GTGAAAATCAGTCCCTCGGAAATTACGAGAATTATTGAAACCCAAATCAAAGATATAGACAAAGAAATTGATTATTTCGAATCCGGAAAAGTTATTCAAATCGGTGACGGTATCGCCCGTGTTTACGGGTTAAAAGGTGTCATGTCAAGTGAACTCGTTGTATTTGAAAACGGTGTTTACGGCATGGCTCTAAACCTCGAAGAAGACAACGTTGGTATTGTTATTCTTGGTGAGTATAAAGAAATTAAGGAAGGGGATCTTGTAAAAAGGACCGGAAGAATAATGCAAATACCGGTAGGAATGGAATTGCTCGGTAGAGTGGTAAACCCGCTTGGTATTCCATTAGACGGTCAAGATCCCATAAATGGAAAGGAATTCAGGCCTATAGAGGTTAAGGCACCGGGAGTTGTTTTGAGGAAGCCCGTCGACACTCCGCTCCAAACGGGAATAAAAGCAATTGACTCCATGATTCCCATAGGTAGAGGCCAGAGAGAGCTGATTATAGGCGACAGACAAACAGGGAAAACCGCAATTGCTGTTGACACTATTATCAACCAAAAAGGCCAGGATGTTTATTGTATTTACGTAGCCATCGGACAAAAATCTGCAGCTCTTGCTAAAATAATCGACAAACTAACGGAAACTGGCGCTATGGAATACACCACAATAGTCGTTGCTTCAGCCAGCGACCCTTCTGCACTCGCTTACCTTGCGCCTTATGCTGGAGCAGCGATGGCGGAGCATTTTATGTACAACGGTAAAGATGCTCTGGTGATTTACGATGACCTCTCAAAACATGCAGCGGCATACAGAGAGCTTTCCTTGCTCCTCAGGAGACCTCCGGGACGTGAAGCCTATCCTGGTGACGTCTTTTACCTGCATTCGAGGCTTCTGGAGAGAGCAGCGAGGTTGAATGAAGAACACGGCGGAGGATCTTTTACAGCGTTACCAATTATAGAGACTCTTGCAAATGACGTTAGCGCTTATATTCCCACAAACGTCATTTCGATTACCGATGGGCAGATTTATCTTGACCCCAATCTCTTTTATGCTGGAAATCGTCCTGCTATAAATGTTGGCCTTTCAGTATCCAGAGTTGGAGGTTCAGCTCAAATAAAGGCGATGAAAAAGATTGCTGGAAGTTTGAGGCTTTATCTTGCTCAGTACAGGGAATTATTGACCTTTGCCCAGTTTGCAACGGATCTGGACCAGGCGACTCAGAACCAGCTCATAAGAGGCGAAAAGCTGACAGAACTTCTGAAGCAAGGGCAGTATACCCCGATGCCTGTTGAGGAACAGATTGTGGTTTTATATGCCGGAACAAAGGGTTTTCTTGATGATATTCCTACCGAAAGAATTCTTGCTTTTGAGAAAGCACTTCTTCAAAGCATGAGAGATGAACATCCAGATGTGCTTCTAAAAATCAGGGAGGGAAAGGACCTTACAGAAGAGATCGAAAAGAGTCTCGCGGCAGCCATTGAAGATGTTAAAAAGTCCTTCCTGAGCTGA
- the atpF gene encoding F0F1 ATP synthase subunit B yields MIELNLTSLIQLLNFLVLFFVLKKLLFDRFFDIVDKRKELVKSELEKAESLRKEAEKYKAEHQKELSEAHEKAAMIVAAAEKQAEKILFDAKDKAKAEAARILTTAEAQIVQEREKAMGEIQSVVIATAVEIALRILGKEMDEEARRHYTKKVMENLGDMR; encoded by the coding sequence ATGATTGAACTGAACCTAACATCACTGATACAGTTGCTGAATTTTCTCGTTTTGTTTTTTGTCCTTAAAAAGCTCCTCTTTGATAGGTTTTTTGATATTGTCGACAAGAGAAAAGAATTGGTAAAGAGTGAGCTTGAAAAAGCTGAATCTTTAAGGAAAGAAGCAGAAAAATACAAGGCTGAGCATCAAAAGGAGCTCTCAGAAGCCCACGAAAAGGCTGCTATGATCGTTGCAGCAGCAGAAAAGCAAGCAGAGAAAATTCTATTTGATGCAAAGGATAAAGCAAAAGCAGAAGCTGCTCGCATTCTAACAACAGCCGAAGCACAAATAGTGCAGGAGAGAGAAAAGGCAATGGGTGAAATCCAGAGCGTGGTTATTGCAACAGCAGTAGAAATCGCTCTAAGGATTCTGGGAAAGGAAATGGACGAAGAAGCCCGAAGGCACTATACAAAAAAGGTCATGGAAAATCTGGGTGATATGAGATGA
- the atpH gene encoding ATP synthase F1 subunit delta — MKYSPTVAYRYAKALFLSAGPNREELVESLGIAAKLVENSVIREIILDPTLSRKKASKILVKLLPEAPETIIRFVEVLADRRRLSYLPYILKSYKALLAEAKREIEVNVETPIELSSAEYKSLRKFIIKETGMEPSFKTQINPDLIAGMILRFGDKIVDMSISGRLKRIRQGIGS; from the coding sequence ATGAAATATTCTCCAACAGTTGCATACCGATATGCAAAAGCTCTCTTTCTTAGTGCGGGTCCTAACAGAGAAGAGTTAGTCGAATCATTGGGTATAGCAGCTAAATTAGTTGAAAATTCTGTGATTAGGGAGATTATTCTGGATCCTACTTTATCCAGAAAAAAAGCATCGAAGATTTTGGTGAAACTACTCCCAGAAGCTCCTGAAACAATCATACGTTTTGTCGAAGTGTTGGCTGATAGGCGTAGGCTATCTTATTTACCTTATATACTCAAAAGCTACAAGGCGCTTCTTGCCGAAGCAAAACGAGAAATCGAAGTAAACGTGGAAACTCCTATCGAGCTTTCAAGTGCTGAATATAAAAGCCTTAGAAAGTTCATAATCAAAGAAACAGGAATGGAACCGAGCTTCAAAACGCAAATCAATCCAGACCTTATTGCCGGTATGATATTGCGTTTTGGGGATAAAATAGTTGATATGAGTATATCGGGAAGACTCAAAAGGATTAGACAAGGTATTGGCAGCTAA
- a CDS encoding AtpZ/AtpI family protein has translation MKKKLINFKELGMLNIVFQFGIVVLSNVFVGGLIGYLLMKYANMGKFWLILFLMLGIFSGLYQGIKYLLKEAEKYERSNKDGDKGNNGTDNSGTR, from the coding sequence ATGAAAAAAAAGTTAATCAATTTCAAAGAACTCGGAATGCTGAACATCGTTTTTCAGTTCGGTATTGTAGTACTTTCAAACGTTTTTGTTGGGGGCCTTATTGGCTATTTGTTAATGAAATATGCCAATATGGGGAAATTCTGGCTAATACTTTTCCTCATGCTCGGGATTTTTTCTGGGTTGTATCAGGGCATCAAGTATTTGCTGAAAGAAGCTGAGAAATATGAAAGATCTAACAAAGATGGCGATAAAGGAAACAACGGCACTGACAATTCTGGCACTCGCTGA
- the atpG gene encoding ATP synthase F1 subunit gamma has protein sequence MSKGKLRAIKKRIESTESTMQITRAMEMVARAKIKKIEKSLAFVREYEAILRKNLSIVSSAVDELVLFSGEGDLLLVVTADMGLCGAFNSEILRLADETLDREKDKIKAIVTVGSKAEQYFKDSPLYKDSFSRFYDVPDPDEATIIWNRIYELMAENALSGLKIIYSRFKNPMVQLPTIKKVLPFEADDIPERKEFYDFEPGSGDLYKELLESWVTGAVLLATYETKVGELFARQNAMKNATENAQKMIEQLTLVRNKVRQATITQEIIEVVNGAEALKG, from the coding sequence GTGAGTAAAGGGAAGTTACGTGCAATAAAGAAAAGAATAGAGTCTACAGAATCAACTATGCAAATCACACGGGCTATGGAGATGGTTGCCCGTGCGAAGATAAAGAAAATTGAAAAATCTCTCGCCTTTGTCAGGGAATATGAGGCCATTTTGCGAAAAAACCTTTCTATTGTTAGTTCAGCAGTAGATGAACTTGTTCTCTTCAGCGGTGAAGGGGATTTGTTGCTCGTTGTAACCGCTGATATGGGTTTGTGTGGAGCCTTCAATAGCGAAATTCTGAGATTGGCTGACGAAACCCTGGATAGAGAGAAGGATAAAATAAAAGCTATTGTAACAGTGGGCAGTAAGGCTGAGCAATATTTCAAGGATTCACCATTATACAAAGATAGCTTTTCGCGGTTTTATGATGTGCCTGATCCCGATGAAGCGACTATTATCTGGAACAGGATTTATGAACTAATGGCCGAAAATGCTCTTTCCGGGCTGAAAATCATTTACAGTCGCTTCAAAAATCCCATGGTACAGCTTCCAACTATTAAGAAGGTTCTGCCTTTTGAAGCTGACGACATACCTGAACGCAAAGAATTTTATGATTTTGAGCCCGGAAGCGGTGATTTATACAAAGAATTGCTTGAGTCATGGGTTACAGGCGCTGTACTCCTTGCGACATATGAAACAAAAGTAGGGGAATTATTCGCAAGACAAAATGCTATGAAGAACGCTACTGAAAATGCACAAAAAATGATAGAACAGCTCACCC
- a CDS encoding TatD family hydrolase: MTATSSISEQTLKLCDTHSHISFKQFDGDRDRIISQLKDGQIEFIIEVGIDLESSKRAVELATRFNRIFAAVGIHPHESAKALPEYLDDFRDLFANDTVVAIGEIGLDYFRNLSPKELQKKAFIEQLALAQELNLPVVVHIRDAYNDAYEILKKFGGGLRGVIHAFSGTKADAKNFIELGFKLGIGGPLTYPKNNELREIVRKFPLEYFLPETDCPYLPPQKYRGKRNEPLYVRFIEETIAEIKGISLIHCGAVLCENAVKLFRLKI, translated from the coding sequence ATGACGGCGACATCGTCCATATCAGAGCAAACGCTTAAGCTTTGCGATACTCACTCGCATATTTCTTTTAAACAATTCGATGGCGACAGAGATCGTATCATTTCACAGCTAAAAGATGGTCAAATTGAGTTCATAATAGAGGTTGGGATTGATCTCGAAAGCTCAAAAAGAGCCGTTGAACTTGCGACGCGTTTCAACAGGATCTTTGCAGCAGTTGGGATCCATCCCCATGAAAGCGCAAAGGCATTACCGGAATATCTTGATGATTTTCGGGACCTTTTTGCCAATGACACCGTAGTAGCCATAGGCGAAATAGGGCTTGACTATTTTCGAAATCTATCGCCCAAAGAATTACAGAAGAAAGCCTTCATAGAGCAATTAGCACTTGCACAGGAGTTAAATCTTCCGGTGGTTGTGCATATTCGTGATGCTTACAATGACGCTTATGAGATATTGAAAAAATTCGGGGGAGGATTGAGGGGTGTTATTCATGCCTTTTCCGGTACCAAAGCGGATGCAAAGAATTTTATTGAACTGGGTTTTAAACTCGGAATTGGTGGCCCTTTGACATACCCGAAAAACAATGAACTCAGGGAAATTGTTCGTAAATTCCCCCTTGAATACTTTTTACCCGAAACTGATTGCCCGTATTTGCCTCCTCAAAAATACAGGGGAAAGAGAAACGAACCCCTTTATGTTCGATTTATCGAAGAAACGATTGCAGAAATAAAAGGGATATCGCTTATACATTGCGGTGCTGTTTTATGTGAGAATGCGGTCAAACTTTTTAGACTTAAAATTTAA
- a CDS encoding F0F1 ATP synthase subunit C has translation MELGDALVQLGKFIGAGLAMGIGAIGPGVGEGNIGAKAMEAMARQPELIGTLTTRMLLAMAVTESTGLYSLVIAFMILLVG, from the coding sequence ATGGAACTTGGTGATGCATTGGTGCAGCTTGGAAAATTCATCGGTGCTGGTCTCGCAATGGGAATTGGAGCGATTGGCCCGGGTGTTGGTGAAGGTAATATAGGTGCTAAAGCCATGGAAGCGATGGCTCGACAGCCTGAGTTGATAGGAACTCTAACCACGAGAATGCTCCTTGCAATGGCAGTTACAGAATCCACAGGACTTTATTCACTGGTCATTGCTTTTATGATTTTGCTGGTGGGTTAA
- the nadE gene encoding NAD(+) synthase — protein MVEKIISFIKQTVERYKYSGAVVGISGGVDSAVTAALCVRALGKERVFGLLLPERDSSPDSTKLGIEFCNWLGISYRIINITPTLRKMGVYKLQPPAFLIPYSIKKHYAIKKWKLQGSENAFIKDLKNIGDEEMRRGMAYYRAKHRVRMCLLYLEAEKKGFAVVGTTNRTEYLTGFYVKWGDDATDIEPLLHLYKTEVFELARILEIPERIVNRPPSPDLVPGLTDEVAMGISYTDLDRILQKIEKGKSLDDELPEKAEKVKVLLEAAKYRNLRMLSIRSIDQ, from the coding sequence ATTGTGGAAAAAATAATATCGTTTATTAAGCAAACCGTAGAAAGGTACAAATATTCGGGAGCTGTGGTGGGCATAAGCGGGGGGGTCGATTCAGCTGTAACCGCTGCCCTTTGTGTCAGAGCGCTGGGGAAAGAGAGAGTCTTTGGCTTGCTTTTACCTGAAAGAGATTCCTCACCAGATAGCACGAAGTTAGGTATTGAATTCTGTAATTGGCTTGGAATAAGCTATCGAATTATCAATATCACGCCAACTCTTAGAAAAATGGGTGTATATAAATTACAGCCACCAGCGTTCTTGATTCCATACAGTATTAAAAAACATTACGCTATAAAAAAATGGAAATTACAAGGAAGCGAAAACGCATTTATAAAGGACTTAAAAAATATCGGTGATGAAGAAATGAGAAGAGGGATGGCTTATTATCGCGCAAAGCACAGAGTGAGAATGTGCCTATTATACCTCGAAGCAGAGAAAAAGGGTTTTGCTGTTGTTGGTACGACTAATAGGACGGAATATTTGACAGGCTTTTATGTGAAATGGGGAGATGATGCTACCGACATAGAACCATTACTTCACCTCTACAAAACAGAGGTTTTTGAATTGGCAAGAATTCTCGAGATTCCCGAAAGGATAGTTAATAGACCTCCATCTCCCGATCTGGTTCCTGGCCTTACAGATGAAGTTGCTATGGGTATAAGTTATACCGACCTTGACAGGATTTTGCAAAAGATAGAAAAGGGTAAATCCCTTGATGATGAACTACCAGAAAAAGCAGAGAAAGTCAAGGTGCTCTTAGAGGCAGCAAAATACAGGAATTTAAGAATGCTTTCCATCAGAAGTATTGATCAATAA